Within Marinomonas mediterranea MMB-1, the genomic segment AGTTTTAAAGGTGCGCTTTTTTTGTTTTTCTAGTTGTTTAGTAACTTATTTAGGATTGGGGTAACCAGTCCAGGATTGGCTTTGCCTTGAGAAGCTTTCATGACTTGTCCCATAAAGAAACCGATCATTTTTTTCTGCTTGTCAGGTTCTGATGCTTTGAATTGCTCTACTTGAGCTGGGTTTGCATCAATAACGCTTTGAATTAGGGTTTCTATTGCGCCAGTATCTGTTACTTGTTTAAGGCCTTTTTTCTCAATAATTTCATCTGCTGAGCCTTCGCCTTGCCACATGCTTTGGAATACGTCTTTCGCCGTTTTACCGTTGATTGTGTTGTCTTCTATACGGCTCAATAGTTGTCCTAATGCTTGCGCGGAAACTGGGCTCTCTGTAATGTCTAGGTTTTCCTGGTTAAGGAACTTACTCACTTCGCCCATTACCCAGTTGGCTGCCAACTTTGAGTTTTTAGCGGTTTTCGCTGCGTCTTCAAAGTAGTCTGCCATTGCGCGTGAGCTGGATAAAACGCCTGCATCGTATTCGCTAAGTGCGTATTCTGCTTCGAAACGTTTCGCTTTTTGTGTAGGCAGCTCAGGTAAATTGGCTCTAATTTCCTCAACATACTCATCGTCAAGCACGATAGGGAGTAGGTCTGGGCAGGGGAAGTAGCGATAATCGTTAGCGTCTTCCTTGCTTCGCATGCTTCGGGTTTCGTCTTTATCTGGATCGTAGAGGCGCGTTTCTTGTACGATTTTTCCGCCATCTTCGAGAATGTCCATTTGGCGCTCGATTTCGCAGTAAATTGCTTTTTCAATGAAACGGAATGAGTTTACATTTTTGATTTCCGTTCGCGTACCAAACTCTTCTTGTCCTTTGGGACGAAGGGAAAGGTTGACGTCGCAGCGCATAGAGCCCTCCGCCATGTTTCCGTCACAAATCCCAAGGTAAGTAACAATTGAGTGAATCATTTTTACATAGGCGACGGCTTCTTTGGCAGATCTAATGTCTGGCTCTGAGACGATTTCTAGTAACGGTGTGCTTGAGCGGTTGAGGTCGATACCTGTCATGCCGTGGAAATCTTCGTGTAGTGATTTTCCTGCATCTTCTTCTAAGTGGGCGCGTGTGATGCCTACTCGCGTTACTGTTCCGTCTTCAAGTGTTACGTCTAGGTGTCCAGGGCCGACAATAGGATGATCCATTTGGCTTGTCTGGTAGCCTTTCGGCAAGTCTGGGTAGAAGTAGTTTTTACGTGCAAAGACCGATGTCATGCCGATTTCTGCGTCTACAGCATGACCAAACATAACTGCCATGCGTAATGCTTCTTTGTTGAAGACCGGTAGTGCACCAGGCATTCCTAGGTCAACGAGTGTTGTGTTGGTGTTTGGCTCGGCGCCAAAGCTGGTCGCGGCGCCAGAGAATAGTTTCGATTTTGTCGCCAATTGAGCATGAATCTCTAGGCCGATTACGACTTCCCAGTTCATGTTTAGGCTCCTTTTACTAAGCTAGGGGTTTGAGTGTGCCAGTCAGTCGCTTGCTGGAATTTGTGTGCGACGTTAAGTAGTTTGGCTTCGTCAAAATAATTGCCCATGATTTGTAGGCCAACTGGCATGCCGTTGCTGAAGCCTGCAGGAACAGACATGGCTGGGATGCCAGCAAGGTTGACCGATAATGTATAAATATCTTCCAGATACATTGCTACTGGGTCTGTTGTTTTTTCACCTAGGCCAAAGGCGGTCGTTGGTGCTACGGGCCCCATAATAACATCGACTTCTTGATAGGCTTTAACAAAGTCTTCTTTGATAAGTCGGCGTATGCGCTGAGCTTTTACGTAATAGGCGTCGTAGTAACCTTCAGACAGTGCATAGGTGCCAACCATGATGCGCTTTTGTACTTCTTTACCGAACCCTTCGGAGCGAGTGCGCATATACATATCAAGCAGGTCTTTAGGGTCTTCACAGCGGTGCCCGTATCGAACACCGTCGAAGCGGGAAAGGTTTGAAGAGGCTTCAGATGGCGCGATGACGTAGTAAGAAGGAATGCTAAGGTTTAGGTTAGGGAGTGAGATCTCTTGGACGGTAGCGCCCAATTTTTCAAATTCTTTCACTGCATCCATGATGACCTGTGCAACGTCAGAGTCTAAGCCGTCACCGAAATATTCTTTAGGAAGGCCAATTTTTAAGCCTGCTAATGGTGAGTCTATGGACGCAAGATAACCTTCTGTGGCTGTCTCGGAGCTGGTTGAGTCGTTTGTATCGAAACCTGCAAAAGACTGCAATAAGTACGCGCAGTCCTCGGCGCTTCGTGCCATAGGGCCAGCTTGATCAAGACTAGATGCATAGGCAATCATGCCAAAGCGAGAGACTCGGCCGTAAGTGGGTTTTAAGCCGGTGATGCCGCAAAATGACGCAGGTTGGCGAATAGAGCCGCCGGTATCTGTGCCTGTCGCGGCAACACAGAGTCCTGCTGCAACAGCTGCTGCGGAGCCGCCAGAAGAACCTCCGGGAACAGTATTGATATTCCAAGGGTTTTTTACTGCGCCAAAGTAGCTGTTTTCATTGGATGAGCCCATTGCAAACTCGTCCATATTTGTTTTTCCTAGTGCGACGGCGCCAGCTGCTTTAATGCGTGCGGTGACAGTCGACTCATATGGAGGTACAAAATTATGGAGAATTTTTGAGGCGCATGTTGTAAGTACGCCTTCGGTACAAAATAGGTCTTTGTGGGCAACAGGAATGCCAGTCAGCGGAGAGGTCTCTCCGTTTGCAATTGCGTTGTCTGCGGCTTGTGCTTGCGCCAATGCTAGCTCATCGGTGACCGTAATAAAGCTGTTGAACTGCGGATCAATTTCGTTGATGCGTTTTAGGTAGTCTTGCGTTAACTCAACGCTTGAAAGCTCTTTTTTGCGCAGTTTCTGCGCGAGAGATCGGATGTTTTGATCAATCATTTATAGGTACTCTAATTAGTCGATAACTTGCGGTACTAGAAATAAGCCAGACTCAGTCTGAGGGGCGTTGGATAAAAATGCCTCTCGACGATCTTGTTCAGTCACGACGTCTTCACGCAGTCTTTGGGTCGCCTCTAGTGGATTAGAAAGGGGTTCAACTCCATCTGTATCGACTGACTGCATTTGTTCTACTAAATCAAGCACGCTGGATAATGAGTGCTGATATTCTTCTGCATCCTGATCGCTAAGTGATAAGCGCGCCAGATGTGCAATCTTTTGCACGTCTTGTTTCTCTAGGGACATGATCCACCTAATTTATTTTACGTTTGAAAAATACTTTTTATTGTATCCGCATCTGCGTATACGAGAAAGATCTAGTAATGAAAAACTGGTTATTAATCCCAAGAAACAAAAAAAATCGAATAAACAAAGAAATAGAACACATTTATTACGTAATCATAGTGGAATCACCTTGCTCAAATGACCGCTGGTTGGTACATTTTGTCGCTGTTCATATCGTTTTTTTGTTCAGGGTGTAGGAATTCATGTTTAAGAAAATCAGGGGAATGTTCTCAAGCGATTTGTCGATTGATCTAGGAACGGCAAATACCCTTATCTATGTACGCGATCGCGGTATTGTGCTTGACGAACCCTCAGTGGTTGCGATTCGTCACAATGGAAATCAGAAAACGGTAGCCTCAGTAGGTGTAGACGCCAAACGTATGTTGGGTCGTACACCGGGCAATATTACAGCGATTCGCCCTATGAAGGATGGTGTCATCGCAGATTTTCATGTTACCGAAA encodes:
- the gatB gene encoding Asp-tRNA(Asn)/Glu-tRNA(Gln) amidotransferase subunit GatB is translated as MNWEVVIGLEIHAQLATKSKLFSGAATSFGAEPNTNTTLVDLGMPGALPVFNKEALRMAVMFGHAVDAEIGMTSVFARKNYFYPDLPKGYQTSQMDHPIVGPGHLDVTLEDGTVTRVGITRAHLEEDAGKSLHEDFHGMTGIDLNRSSTPLLEIVSEPDIRSAKEAVAYVKMIHSIVTYLGICDGNMAEGSMRCDVNLSLRPKGQEEFGTRTEIKNVNSFRFIEKAIYCEIERQMDILEDGGKIVQETRLYDPDKDETRSMRSKEDANDYRYFPCPDLLPIVLDDEYVEEIRANLPELPTQKAKRFEAEYALSEYDAGVLSSSRAMADYFEDAAKTAKNSKLAANWVMGEVSKFLNQENLDITESPVSAQALGQLLSRIEDNTINGKTAKDVFQSMWQGEGSADEIIEKKGLKQVTDTGAIETLIQSVIDANPAQVEQFKASEPDKQKKMIGFFMGQVMKASQGKANPGLVTPILNKLLNN
- the gatA gene encoding Asp-tRNA(Asn)/Glu-tRNA(Gln) amidotransferase subunit GatA, producing MIDQNIRSLAQKLRKKELSSVELTQDYLKRINEIDPQFNSFITVTDELALAQAQAADNAIANGETSPLTGIPVAHKDLFCTEGVLTTCASKILHNFVPPYESTVTARIKAAGAVALGKTNMDEFAMGSSNENSYFGAVKNPWNINTVPGGSSGGSAAAVAAGLCVAATGTDTGGSIRQPASFCGITGLKPTYGRVSRFGMIAYASSLDQAGPMARSAEDCAYLLQSFAGFDTNDSTSSETATEGYLASIDSPLAGLKIGLPKEYFGDGLDSDVAQVIMDAVKEFEKLGATVQEISLPNLNLSIPSYYVIAPSEASSNLSRFDGVRYGHRCEDPKDLLDMYMRTRSEGFGKEVQKRIMVGTYALSEGYYDAYYVKAQRIRRLIKEDFVKAYQEVDVIMGPVAPTTAFGLGEKTTDPVAMYLEDIYTLSVNLAGIPAMSVPAGFSNGMPVGLQIMGNYFDEAKLLNVAHKFQQATDWHTQTPSLVKGA
- the gatC gene encoding Asp-tRNA(Asn)/Glu-tRNA(Gln) amidotransferase subunit GatC, coding for MSLEKQDVQKIAHLARLSLSDQDAEEYQHSLSSVLDLVEQMQSVDTDGVEPLSNPLEATQRLREDVVTEQDRREAFLSNAPQTESGLFLVPQVID